One part of the Hydrogenobacter sp. T-2 genome encodes these proteins:
- the rpsD gene encoding 30S ribosomal protein S4, which translates to MGRYIGPQVKIDRKLGAVVSGKKSAPKTLARRNFPPGQHGRIKGRRKKLTEYGIRLMEKQKLKFLYGGLREKQFKRYFDEASRSKGNTGQVLLQLLERRLDNVVYRLGFASTRRQARQWIVHGHFLVNGRKVDIPSYRVEVGDIIELKPSSRDIPQILENLQNIDPRSIPPWLELDKENFRGKVVDLPREIQLEVPINLQYIIEFYSRV; encoded by the coding sequence ATGGGTAGGTATATAGGACCTCAGGTAAAGATTGACAGAAAACTCGGTGCGGTTGTTTCAGGCAAAAAGAGCGCACCAAAAACCTTAGCCAGAAGGAACTTTCCACCCGGTCAGCATGGAAGGATAAAAGGTAGAAGAAAAAAGCTCACAGAATACGGCATAAGGCTTATGGAAAAGCAAAAACTTAAATTCCTCTACGGAGGTCTAAGGGAAAAACAGTTCAAGAGATACTTTGATGAAGCATCTCGCTCCAAAGGAAACACTGGACAAGTGCTTCTTCAGCTACTGGAAAGAAGGCTTGATAATGTGGTCTACAGGTTGGGTTTTGCTAGTACCAGAAGACAGGCAAGGCAGTGGATAGTGCACGGACACTTTTTGGTAAACGGTAGAAAAGTGGACATACCCTCTTACAGGGTTGAGGTGGGAGACATAATAGAGTTAAAACCTTCTTCAAGAGACATACCACAGATCCTGGAAAACCTGCAAAACATAGACCCAAGAAGCATACCACCTTGGCTTGAATTAGACAAGGAGAACTTTAGAGGAAAGGTTGTAGACCTACCAAGGGAAATTCAGTTAGAGGTCCCTATAAATCTC